A portion of the Pseudarthrobacter sp. L1SW genome contains these proteins:
- a CDS encoding HNH endonuclease signature motif containing protein: MEAGVVIDTGVRAVVAAAVASVAGLVDELAGVLASPSAAAQKTGRFPKADADPLQEFSEACLDGLKVLARVEAATAAAKVRLVAAYAETADALEGPPASAYQASAQEMTVVAEVACVLTVGERAASALLGEAHALTTSLPAALDALQNGAIAWQHARIMVDETAGLTSAAASALEAHFFAPDASNRVRGAAPGELVPSRFRRKIRAWRERHHPESLEIRRAKSMADRRMEYAPDRDGMAWLSLYLPGDVALAVWNKSTALARGLQGPDEPRNLSQLRADVAAGVLLGSGNQDIGDVPSPKAEVLVTIPVFSLLGLTDEPAEVDGLGPVPPSVARKLVADGANSFYRVLVDPTDGAPLEIGRTSYRLPEALKRWLKLRDGTCTFPGCSNHSLDNEADHLTAWQRGGTTGIGNLGQACPKHHRLKHRSAWTPTQATKDEPPGWISPSGRYYPAEHPDREPPLMPSACLPGAVSPLEEAILMRLAA; encoded by the coding sequence ATGGAAGCCGGTGTGGTTATCGATACGGGAGTCAGGGCCGTGGTTGCCGCTGCCGTTGCGTCGGTGGCCGGACTGGTTGATGAGCTTGCCGGTGTTCTTGCCTCCCCTTCGGCCGCCGCGCAGAAAACTGGCCGTTTTCCCAAGGCTGATGCTGATCCGCTGCAGGAATTTTCCGAGGCCTGCCTGGACGGGTTGAAGGTGCTGGCGAGGGTGGAGGCCGCGACGGCGGCAGCGAAGGTCCGGCTGGTGGCGGCCTATGCCGAAACCGCAGATGCGTTGGAGGGTCCGCCGGCCAGCGCATATCAGGCGTCGGCACAGGAAATGACTGTGGTGGCCGAGGTCGCATGCGTGCTCACAGTGGGCGAACGCGCCGCATCCGCCCTCCTTGGAGAAGCCCACGCCCTGACCACCTCGTTGCCCGCGGCACTTGATGCACTGCAGAACGGCGCCATCGCCTGGCAGCACGCCCGCATCATGGTAGACGAAACCGCCGGACTCACCTCCGCAGCAGCCTCTGCCCTGGAGGCACATTTCTTCGCCCCGGACGCGTCGAACCGGGTCCGCGGTGCTGCGCCCGGAGAACTGGTGCCCAGCCGGTTTCGCCGGAAGATCCGGGCCTGGCGCGAACGCCACCACCCCGAGTCCCTTGAGATTCGTCGCGCAAAGAGCATGGCGGACCGGAGGATGGAGTACGCCCCGGACCGGGACGGCATGGCCTGGCTATCGCTCTACCTTCCCGGGGACGTAGCCTTGGCCGTCTGGAACAAGTCGACGGCCCTTGCCCGCGGACTTCAAGGCCCGGACGAACCACGCAACCTTAGCCAGTTGCGCGCGGACGTTGCCGCTGGGGTGCTGCTGGGCAGCGGGAACCAGGACATCGGAGACGTGCCCTCCCCTAAGGCTGAGGTGCTCGTGACCATTCCCGTCTTCTCCCTCCTTGGCCTGACCGACGAACCCGCCGAAGTCGATGGGCTGGGCCCTGTTCCGCCATCCGTGGCACGCAAGCTGGTTGCTGACGGTGCCAACTCGTTCTACCGCGTCTTGGTTGACCCGACGGACGGGGCACCGCTGGAAATCGGGCGCACCAGCTACCGCCTCCCTGAGGCATTGAAGCGGTGGCTCAAGTTGCGGGACGGCACATGTACCTTCCCGGGTTGCAGCAACCACAGTTTGGACAATGAAGCGGATCACCTCACCGCCTGGCAGCGCGGCGGAACCACCGGGATCGGCAACCTGGGACAGGCATGCCCAAAACACCACCGGCTCAAACACCGCTCGGCCTGGACACCGACGCAGGCGACGAAAGATGAGCCACCAGGCTGGATCTCACCGAGCGGTCGATACTATCCAGCCGAACACCCGGACCGGGAGCCTCCACTCATGCCATCGGCCTGCCTGCCCGGTGCCGTTAGCCCTTTGGAGGAGGCCATCCTGATGCGCCTCGCTGCGTGA
- a CDS encoding wax ester/triacylglycerol synthase domain-containing protein, with protein sequence MHPATQKLAPADEANLVLDHAGQVNVFLAACLLGPGGFLAPDGTPDMARLRAVLRERIADLPALRKRVTTVGRRHHWMESVPDIDHHIRLVGPVDGLAGFQDKCAELMGQPLAWDRPLWEVLVVPGASAAGPGVVLRIHHAVADGMTAAVIVQQLFDPGEPGEQPAGEAHVRRAEQAPQHQPRNRLRRTLGRIWIGLRRIQMTLWGHGVGGTVLLGDRSAHRGVAFLQTDIEALATAVRPRCATVNDALLAASAAGFRAVLEAAGEPVPARLPVSEPVALRRRGGARNQVGVMLVQLPLGEPNPDERLRLIAEQTREEKLRARDQGTLEFMRGPIGARILDRLSRKQRLVAGFVTNVPGPKGTFHLAGAPVTVLWPVAVIAGDVRLGVAAVSYSGNLCCGIHFDAMHVPGDVFASAMGGEMARLGR encoded by the coding sequence ATGCACCCGGCGACGCAAAAGCTGGCCCCTGCTGATGAGGCAAACCTGGTGCTCGACCACGCCGGGCAGGTCAACGTGTTCCTGGCCGCCTGCCTGCTCGGGCCGGGCGGTTTCCTGGCTCCGGACGGCACACCGGACATGGCACGGCTGCGGGCGGTTCTCCGCGAACGGATTGCGGATTTGCCGGCGCTCCGCAAAAGAGTAACCACAGTGGGCCGCCGGCATCACTGGATGGAATCCGTGCCGGACATTGATCACCACATCCGCCTCGTAGGTCCCGTCGATGGCCTTGCGGGATTTCAGGACAAGTGTGCCGAGCTGATGGGGCAGCCGCTGGCATGGGACCGCCCGCTGTGGGAGGTCCTGGTGGTACCGGGCGCCTCAGCGGCGGGACCGGGTGTTGTGCTGCGGATCCATCACGCGGTGGCCGATGGCATGACAGCGGCGGTGATCGTGCAGCAGCTCTTTGACCCCGGGGAACCGGGGGAGCAGCCGGCGGGTGAGGCGCATGTGCGCCGGGCGGAGCAGGCGCCGCAGCACCAGCCCAGGAACCGTTTACGCCGGACCCTGGGGCGGATCTGGATCGGCCTGCGCCGCATCCAGATGACCCTGTGGGGCCACGGCGTGGGCGGCACGGTGCTGCTCGGCGACCGCAGCGCGCACCGTGGGGTCGCTTTTCTCCAGACAGATATTGAAGCCTTGGCGACGGCGGTGCGCCCTCGGTGTGCCACCGTAAATGACGCACTCCTGGCCGCCTCGGCGGCCGGCTTCCGGGCGGTCCTTGAAGCCGCCGGCGAGCCGGTTCCCGCCCGGCTTCCGGTGTCAGAACCGGTGGCGCTGCGCCGCCGTGGGGGTGCACGGAACCAAGTGGGAGTCATGCTTGTACAGCTGCCGCTCGGGGAGCCCAACCCCGATGAGCGGCTTCGGTTGATCGCCGAGCAGACCCGGGAGGAGAAGCTGCGGGCGAGGGACCAGGGCACGTTGGAGTTTATGCGCGGGCCGATCGGTGCACGGATCCTGGACCGCCTCTCCCGGAAACAGCGTCTCGTTGCCGGGTTTGTCACCAACGTGCCGGGTCCGAAAGGGACATTCCATCTCGCGGGAGCCCCCGTTACGGTCCTCTGGCCGGTTGCGGTTATCGCAGGAGACGTCCGGCTCGGTGTCGCGGCTGTTTCGTACAGCGGCAACCTGTGTTGCGGCATCCACTTCGACGCGATGCATGTGCCGGGCGACGTCTTTGCGTCTGCGATGGGCGGGGAGATGGCGCGCCTGGGCCGGTAA
- a CDS encoding ATP-binding cassette domain-containing protein, which translates to MTFRPAPLRAGIALAVVFIAARVIYRVLFNGAGLGSPLLLDLPAMRLPAPYAHVVFLGPVTGPGLWAAVLSALPIAGLFVGFGLLNSFVDVARGFVHLARRGPMQGLARTLVVAWAALPALADAVTSVRLAFRLRGEKFGPRALVPVLERTLEHASRVAAALELRGFGSRTAPQRRNDDGGALLVRDAQFRIGDTAVRVPGFTPPSGSVTVITGPTGSGKSTILRGIAGLLSHVDGGDISGTVRVAGADRAATPPRDTARHIGVVLQNPRAACASTRVRDEISLALELRGMPSAAIKARVTEVAERIGVSTLLDRNLSTLSAGEATLVAIASAVVDHPALLLVDEPLADLDSAARARVIAVLEALARDASVCVVVAEHRAEALAPVADSWWTIDGGALVPGSAPSAPLHPGELPEPPAEPIGVPPALTAANLAVHRKGKPLVRDASLALHRGEVVALVGPNGAGKSSLLVALALAEGIGEGSLKTYDGGRADGGRVALVPDASDDLFTRDTVAGELRAAERRLARRTGTAPAPGSAASHLARLRGEAMPIAHEHPRDLSAGERRILAIALQTMDDPQVLLIDEPTRGLDPAARQAVSAALRAAADAGAAVLIATHDLNFAHGLGARILPMSDGVVPSVGTEAAPADAAIAQPAATSRIPAPKFVDEPTDSHSAKKPRHIRMPRGVELAVLTAANILALGAFCWPLLAAALPQDAAAALPYAALAVAPLAAVAVVVSLDGSVRSAHMVALLGVLAAVGSAVRVASTGVGGVEAVFILLILAGRAFGARFGLLLGAATIAVSSALWGGIGPWTPFQIFACAWVGAGAGLLPRRVRGKAELWMLCGYGIVASYLFGLLTNLWFWPFAVGAGTGISYEPGAPLATNLSSFLLYSLVTSTAGWDTLRAVTTIIGIAVVGRAILAALRRVKPVSSGGGGAGGRAAEPQSTQARDRLQLRL; encoded by the coding sequence ATGACCTTCCGACCCGCGCCGTTGCGCGCCGGCATTGCTCTCGCCGTCGTGTTCATCGCGGCGCGGGTCATCTACCGCGTCCTCTTCAACGGCGCGGGCCTTGGCTCGCCCCTCCTGCTCGACCTGCCGGCCATGCGACTGCCGGCCCCGTACGCCCACGTGGTCTTCCTTGGCCCGGTCACCGGACCCGGGCTGTGGGCGGCAGTCCTGTCCGCCCTGCCGATTGCCGGGCTGTTTGTTGGTTTCGGGCTGCTGAATTCATTCGTGGATGTGGCCCGCGGCTTTGTGCACCTGGCCCGCCGCGGCCCCATGCAGGGGCTGGCCCGCACGCTCGTCGTGGCATGGGCAGCCCTCCCGGCGCTGGCCGATGCCGTCACCTCCGTGCGCCTGGCGTTCCGGCTGAGGGGCGAAAAGTTTGGACCCCGCGCACTGGTGCCCGTGCTGGAACGCACCCTGGAGCACGCCAGCCGCGTTGCCGCGGCGTTGGAGCTGCGCGGCTTCGGGAGCCGGACGGCACCCCAACGAAGGAACGACGACGGCGGCGCGCTTCTGGTGCGCGACGCCCAGTTCCGGATCGGCGACACAGCCGTCCGCGTCCCCGGGTTCACGCCGCCGAGCGGGTCAGTCACCGTCATTACCGGGCCCACGGGCTCCGGCAAGTCCACCATCCTGCGCGGCATCGCCGGGCTGCTTTCCCACGTCGACGGCGGAGACATTTCCGGCACCGTGCGCGTCGCCGGAGCGGACCGCGCCGCCACGCCGCCGCGCGACACCGCACGCCATATCGGCGTCGTCCTGCAGAACCCCCGCGCTGCCTGCGCCAGCACCCGGGTCCGGGACGAAATCTCCCTCGCCCTTGAGCTGCGCGGCATGCCTTCCGCCGCCATCAAGGCCCGGGTGACGGAGGTCGCCGAACGGATTGGGGTGTCCACGCTGCTGGACCGGAACCTCAGCACCCTCTCGGCGGGCGAGGCCACGCTCGTCGCCATCGCCTCCGCTGTTGTGGATCATCCCGCCCTGCTCCTGGTGGATGAGCCCCTCGCCGACCTGGACAGCGCGGCCCGCGCCCGCGTCATCGCTGTACTTGAAGCACTCGCCCGCGACGCCAGTGTCTGCGTCGTCGTGGCCGAACACCGGGCGGAAGCGCTCGCGCCGGTTGCCGATTCCTGGTGGACCATCGATGGCGGCGCCCTGGTGCCAGGCAGCGCGCCCTCCGCGCCTTTGCACCCGGGCGAGCTCCCGGAACCGCCAGCGGAACCGATTGGCGTCCCGCCCGCGCTGACGGCGGCGAACCTCGCTGTGCACCGCAAGGGCAAGCCACTCGTGCGCGACGCGTCCCTGGCCCTGCACCGTGGCGAAGTGGTGGCCCTGGTGGGGCCGAACGGGGCCGGGAAGTCGTCCCTCCTGGTGGCACTCGCCCTGGCTGAAGGCATCGGTGAAGGAAGTCTAAAAACGTACGACGGCGGCAGGGCCGACGGCGGTCGGGTCGCCCTTGTGCCGGACGCCTCGGACGACCTCTTCACCCGCGACACCGTCGCAGGAGAGCTTCGCGCCGCCGAGCGGCGCCTGGCCCGCCGGACGGGCACCGCGCCCGCGCCCGGTTCGGCGGCGTCGCACCTGGCCCGGTTGCGCGGAGAAGCGATGCCCATTGCCCACGAGCATCCGCGGGACCTTTCTGCCGGAGAGCGAAGAATCCTGGCGATCGCGCTGCAGACAATGGACGATCCCCAAGTGCTCCTGATTGATGAGCCGACGCGAGGCCTCGATCCGGCGGCGCGCCAAGCAGTTTCCGCGGCGCTGCGGGCCGCGGCGGATGCTGGTGCGGCAGTCCTCATCGCCACTCACGACCTCAACTTTGCCCACGGCCTCGGTGCCCGGATCCTGCCGATGAGTGACGGCGTCGTACCTTCTGTTGGAACAGAAGCCGCTCCTGCGGATGCCGCCATTGCCCAGCCCGCCGCAACATCACGGATCCCGGCACCCAAGTTCGTCGACGAACCAACTGACTCCCACAGCGCGAAGAAGCCCCGCCACATTCGCATGCCCCGGGGTGTGGAACTCGCCGTCCTCACAGCAGCGAACATTCTGGCCCTCGGGGCGTTCTGCTGGCCGCTGCTTGCCGCGGCCCTCCCGCAGGATGCTGCGGCCGCCCTCCCCTACGCGGCGCTGGCGGTTGCGCCGCTCGCAGCCGTCGCCGTCGTCGTATCCCTCGACGGGTCGGTCCGCTCCGCACACATGGTGGCGCTGCTTGGCGTCCTGGCCGCAGTAGGTTCCGCGGTGCGGGTGGCGAGCACCGGCGTCGGCGGCGTGGAAGCGGTCTTTATCCTGCTGATCCTTGCCGGACGGGCGTTCGGTGCCCGTTTCGGCCTGCTGCTTGGGGCCGCAACCATCGCGGTGTCCAGTGCCCTGTGGGGCGGGATCGGGCCGTGGACGCCGTTCCAGATCTTCGCCTGCGCGTGGGTGGGCGCGGGAGCCGGGCTGCTCCCCCGCCGCGTCCGGGGCAAGGCCGAACTGTGGATGCTGTGCGGCTACGGCATTGTGGCGTCCTACCTGTTCGGCCTGCTGACCAACCTGTGGTTCTGGCCCTTCGCGGTGGGCGCCGGCACCGGCATCTCCTACGAGCCCGGCGCTCCGCTGGCCACCAACCTGAGCAGCTTCCTGCTGTACTCACTGGTGACGTCGACGGCGGGCTGGGACACGCTGCGTGCCGTCACCACCATCATCGGCATCGCCGTGGTGGGGCGGGCAATCCTCGCCGCACTCCGGCGGGTGAAGCCGGTCTCCAGCGGGGGCGGAGGCGCGGGCGGGCGCGCCGCGGAGCCTCAATCCACTCAAGCCAGGGACCGGCTTCAACTCAGGCTCTGA
- a CDS encoding NAD(P)-dependent oxidoreductase, whose protein sequence is MPERDHPALALMGLGPMGEPMARRLLKGYGELTVWNRTASKAEAFAGLGARVATSPFEAAADIVLTVLPDLSHVESLLPGEEGLIAGWTARDIAQPILVVHGTVSPGAVAAFGERMLREHGVRVLDAPVSGGTVGAANGTLSIMVGGDEDTFSSVTPVFGFMGSTIRYMGPGGSGALAKACNQIVVAGTVTAVSEAMLLARGGGLDPSVMLELLRGGLADSEVLRQKGHRWIDGDFTGGGSAQNQLKDLNFVLGAAKTAHLELPLATAIQDLFEDMVARGDGPLDHTGILRTLAQRSSALTET, encoded by the coding sequence ATGCCTGAACGTGACCACCCAGCGCTTGCCCTGATGGGATTAGGGCCGATGGGGGAACCCATGGCGCGCCGGCTGCTGAAGGGCTACGGCGAGCTGACAGTCTGGAACCGGACTGCTTCGAAGGCTGAAGCCTTTGCGGGCCTGGGCGCCCGCGTTGCCACCTCACCTTTTGAGGCGGCCGCCGACATCGTTCTCACCGTGTTGCCGGACCTAAGCCACGTCGAATCGTTGCTTCCGGGAGAAGAGGGGCTGATAGCCGGATGGACAGCCCGGGATATTGCCCAGCCGATACTCGTCGTGCACGGGACCGTCTCGCCCGGGGCTGTGGCGGCCTTTGGCGAACGGATGCTCCGCGAACACGGCGTCCGAGTCTTGGACGCCCCCGTCAGTGGCGGCACGGTGGGCGCTGCCAACGGCACCCTGAGCATCATGGTGGGCGGGGACGAGGACACGTTCAGCTCGGTTACCCCGGTGTTCGGGTTTATGGGCAGCACCATCCGGTACATGGGCCCGGGAGGTTCGGGCGCACTCGCCAAAGCCTGCAACCAGATCGTGGTAGCCGGGACAGTCACCGCAGTTTCCGAAGCCATGCTTCTCGCGCGCGGCGGGGGACTGGATCCATCGGTGATGCTTGAACTGCTTCGGGGTGGGCTGGCCGACTCCGAGGTGCTGCGCCAAAAAGGGCACAGATGGATTGACGGCGACTTCACAGGTGGTGGCAGCGCCCAAAACCAGCTCAAGGACCTCAACTTCGTGCTGGGGGCGGCTAAAACAGCACACCTGGAGCTACCCTTGGCCACGGCAATCCAGGATCTTTTCGAGGACATGGTCGCCAGGGGCGACGGCCCCCTTGACCACACAGGGATACTCCGGACCCTTGCTCAGCGCAGCAGCGCTCTCACTGAGACCTAG
- a CDS encoding TRAP transporter large permease, which yields MSLTLLGIFLLLLLLGVPLSVSLGIGVIATLLIFDIPLDLLPQSMMSSMNSFLLVAVPLFVLAGNLMAGGGISDRIFRGAEVIFGRFRGGLGQVNIASSAIFGGISGSSVADIVSLGKIEIKAMTDHKYPRPYAAAMTMVTATLSSLIPPSILMIIAASTANVSVGAALAGGFGPSIVLIMVLMIVNFFLSVRHGYGEVSRTPFKKGLRIVLGGIPAMGGPVIILVGMFSGLVTPTEAAAVAVFYSLLVGIYVYRDMKWRQMPKMIVDAGLTTGTILLIAMIAGVASYIFTIDGLPAKVSSWLLSVSTDPTIVMLLIGLILIMIGTVMDKVAAILLCTPVLMPAAVSSGVDPIHFVVFLVAALAVGLVTPPVGVCLFAASYVSGLPMEKIVKAAVPLYVVMVIAIVMLAVFPQLILWPSDLLTKQ from the coding sequence ATGAGCCTGACCCTCCTGGGCATTTTCCTCCTCCTGCTGCTGCTGGGCGTTCCGCTCTCAGTCTCACTCGGCATTGGCGTCATCGCCACGCTGCTGATCTTCGACATCCCCCTGGACCTGTTGCCCCAGTCCATGATGAGCTCCATGAACAGCTTCCTGCTGGTTGCTGTCCCCTTGTTCGTCCTGGCCGGCAACCTCATGGCCGGAGGGGGTATTTCGGACCGCATCTTCCGTGGCGCCGAAGTCATCTTCGGCCGCTTCCGTGGCGGCCTTGGCCAGGTGAACATCGCATCGAGCGCGATCTTCGGCGGCATCTCCGGTTCCTCGGTGGCCGACATCGTCAGCCTCGGCAAGATCGAGATCAAGGCCATGACGGACCACAAGTACCCGCGCCCCTACGCGGCAGCAATGACCATGGTCACCGCTACCCTGTCCTCCCTGATACCGCCGAGCATCCTCATGATCATCGCCGCCTCGACCGCGAACGTCTCGGTAGGCGCGGCGCTCGCGGGAGGATTTGGACCATCCATTGTCCTGATCATGGTCCTGATGATTGTGAATTTCTTCCTGTCGGTACGCCATGGTTACGGCGAGGTCTCAAGGACGCCTTTCAAGAAGGGCCTGAGGATCGTCCTCGGGGGAATCCCGGCTATGGGCGGCCCGGTGATCATCCTGGTGGGCATGTTCAGCGGGCTCGTCACGCCCACGGAGGCGGCCGCCGTCGCCGTCTTCTACAGCCTGTTGGTTGGCATCTACGTCTACCGGGACATGAAGTGGCGCCAGATGCCCAAGATGATCGTGGACGCCGGCCTCACCACCGGCACCATCCTGCTCATCGCCATGATCGCCGGCGTCGCCTCTTACATCTTCACCATTGACGGCCTGCCGGCAAAGGTCAGCAGCTGGTTGCTGAGCGTCAGCACCGACCCCACCATCGTCATGCTGTTGATCGGCCTGATCCTGATCATGATCGGAACCGTGATGGACAAAGTCGCAGCCATCCTGCTTTGCACACCGGTGCTCATGCCCGCGGCCGTGTCTTCCGGCGTGGATCCCATCCACTTCGTCGTCTTCCTCGTTGCCGCCCTTGCCGTTGGCCTGGTCACGCCGCCTGTCGGTGTCTGCCTGTTCGCGGCGTCCTATGTAAGCGGACTGCCGATGGAGAAGATCGTGAAGGCCGCGGTGCCGCTCTACGTTGTCATGGTGATTGCCATCGTCATGCTGGCCGTCTTCCCGCAGCTCATCCTGTGGCCGTCTGACCTCCTGACCAAACAGTAA
- a CDS encoding TRAP transporter small permease, with translation MDALLFVGITAMLLSLAAQMVSRQMGASLPWTEELTRFLFMDTTFLGMAAGFRAAVHPRVNFAVAWGPAWLKQVSMHLYAICGTVFFSVLLYKTWELMLQQYAAGESSPALGLKMFLVTLPLVISAALAIVAHITTVYFSPYLRKRILQGEMIA, from the coding sequence GTGGATGCTCTCCTCTTCGTCGGAATCACCGCGATGCTGCTCAGCCTTGCTGCCCAGATGGTCAGCCGGCAGATGGGAGCCTCGCTGCCATGGACCGAGGAACTGACCCGTTTCCTGTTCATGGACACCACCTTCCTGGGGATGGCAGCAGGCTTCCGGGCCGCCGTGCACCCGCGGGTGAACTTCGCGGTGGCGTGGGGACCAGCGTGGCTTAAGCAAGTCAGCATGCATCTTTACGCCATCTGCGGGACCGTGTTCTTCAGTGTCCTGCTCTACAAGACCTGGGAACTGATGCTGCAGCAGTACGCCGCCGGAGAGTCCAGTCCTGCCCTGGGACTGAAGATGTTCCTGGTAACCCTGCCCCTGGTGATCAGCGCGGCACTCGCCATCGTCGCCCATATCACGACCGTCTACTTCTCCCCGTACCTGCGTAAGAGGATCCTCCAAGGAGAGATGATCGCATGA
- a CDS encoding DctP family TRAP transporter solute-binding subunit, with protein MPKRTLAAAAVAVALTVTTVLTGCGGGGAPGAGAPSTTVRLGIGDPAASSMGVSAKHFAEKVAELSDGKIKVETFPDGTLFGGDQNAAVNLLGNGTLDSTIMSTSVYASFEPRMNAISLPYLFKDSEEVTKYLEGKPGKELLGSLDKLGIKGVSMLTRTPRHTTNALRPITQPEDFKDLKLRVPQNDLWVKFFGSLGANPTPMDFKEVYTALQLGTIHGQENPLEVPVNNKFFEVQDYLSMTGHISDALVLGFSKKKWDSFDEDTRKVLQEAADETAGFKTKYDNDEATKTLDKLKGEGVKINELTPEARERFQAAAQKVYPELEGKVGKEFVQSSLEFLGR; from the coding sequence ATGCCAAAACGCACCTTGGCCGCCGCAGCTGTGGCCGTCGCACTCACCGTTACTACTGTCCTCACCGGTTGCGGCGGGGGCGGGGCGCCCGGCGCCGGCGCACCCAGCACCACGGTCCGCCTCGGTATCGGCGACCCCGCAGCCTCTTCCATGGGCGTCTCCGCAAAGCACTTCGCCGAGAAGGTTGCCGAACTGAGCGACGGCAAGATCAAGGTCGAGACGTTCCCCGATGGCACGCTGTTTGGCGGAGACCAGAACGCAGCCGTCAACCTGCTTGGAAACGGCACGCTGGACTCGACCATCATGTCCACCTCGGTTTACGCGTCCTTCGAGCCACGAATGAATGCCATCAGCCTTCCCTACCTCTTCAAGGACTCGGAGGAGGTCACCAAGTACCTTGAAGGCAAGCCGGGCAAGGAACTGCTGGGCTCACTGGACAAGCTGGGAATCAAGGGCGTTTCCATGCTGACCCGTACTCCGCGGCATACCACCAACGCGCTGCGCCCCATCACCCAGCCCGAGGACTTCAAGGACCTGAAGCTCCGCGTACCGCAGAACGACCTCTGGGTTAAGTTCTTCGGCTCACTGGGCGCCAACCCGACGCCGATGGACTTCAAAGAGGTTTACACCGCCCTGCAGCTCGGCACGATCCACGGCCAGGAAAACCCTCTGGAAGTTCCAGTCAACAACAAGTTCTTCGAAGTCCAGGACTACCTCTCCATGACGGGCCACATCTCCGACGCCCTGGTCCTCGGGTTCAGCAAGAAGAAGTGGGACTCCTTCGATGAGGACACCCGGAAGGTCCTGCAGGAAGCTGCAGACGAGACCGCTGGCTTCAAGACAAAGTATGACAACGACGAAGCCACCAAAACCCTCGACAAGCTCAAGGGCGAAGGCGTGAAGATCAACGAGCTGACGCCCGAAGCCAGGGAAAGGTTCCAGGCGGCAGCGCAGAAGGTCTACCCCGAGCTTGAGGGCAAGGTGGGCAAGGAATTCGTCCAGTCAAGCCTTGAATTCCTCGGACGCTAA
- a CDS encoding LacI family DNA-binding transcriptional regulator yields the protein MQKQPTIRDVAQAAGVSVAVVSRVLNPGSGPVAAATRGRVNDVMKNLGYHPRTAARELKFGPPTTLGLLLADVSNPFFARLADQVVQEAHSRGIQVLLMTTQEDDQLESERLATLIERRVSGIIATPTGNNLATWKHLQDLGTEVVFVDRSIPSLPEVDVVSIDNFESARSATALLAAYGHRRIGIISGPASSTTGRDRIAGYRQALETAGLDQDELLIRHAAFRGSAGGDAASALLSIEDPPTALVVANTAQVTEVLRRLSHAGIDIPGTLSVIVFEDSPWTELVTPPLTIVRQPIDLLARHSVQLALSNTQGKTSGKPNVIHVAAELVERSSVARLQLAK from the coding sequence GTGCAGAAACAACCGACCATCCGCGATGTTGCCCAGGCGGCCGGGGTGTCCGTTGCGGTGGTCTCCCGGGTGCTGAACCCCGGGTCGGGTCCCGTCGCTGCAGCTACCCGCGGCAGGGTGAACGACGTGATGAAGAACCTCGGCTATCACCCCCGCACCGCAGCCAGGGAGCTTAAATTCGGCCCGCCTACAACCCTGGGGCTGCTGCTCGCCGACGTCTCCAACCCCTTTTTCGCCAGGCTGGCCGACCAGGTGGTGCAGGAAGCGCACTCGCGCGGAATCCAGGTGTTGCTGATGACAACGCAGGAGGATGATCAGCTGGAGTCCGAACGTCTGGCGACACTGATCGAACGCAGGGTCAGTGGGATTATCGCGACGCCGACGGGCAACAACCTGGCCACCTGGAAGCATCTCCAGGATCTGGGCACCGAGGTGGTGTTTGTCGATCGATCGATACCGTCGCTCCCTGAAGTTGATGTTGTCAGCATCGACAACTTTGAATCCGCCCGCTCTGCCACGGCGCTGCTCGCAGCGTACGGCCACCGCCGCATCGGGATCATCTCCGGACCGGCTTCCTCCACTACCGGCAGGGACCGGATTGCCGGCTATCGGCAAGCCCTGGAAACGGCCGGCTTGGATCAGGATGAGCTCCTCATACGGCACGCCGCGTTCCGCGGATCGGCGGGAGGAGATGCAGCGTCGGCGCTGCTCAGCATCGAGGACCCGCCCACCGCGTTGGTGGTGGCAAATACCGCCCAGGTAACCGAAGTCCTGCGGCGCCTCTCCCACGCAGGAATCGACATCCCCGGGACGCTGTCCGTCATCGTCTTTGAAGATTCACCCTGGACCGAACTCGTGACCCCGCCGCTGACAATCGTCAGGCAGCCCATAGATCTGCTCGCCCGGCATTCCGTGCAGCTCGCCTTGTCCAACACGCAGGGCAAGACGTCGGGAAAACCCAACGTCATACACGTCGCTGCCGAACTGGTCGAACGGTCCAGCGTTGCCCGGCTGCAGTTAGCGAAGTAA